ttcctatcggaatgtatatggagaatggacttgtggtcattggactTTCCACATCttatcttctgccataaactccattccatactctagacgtttccaaggtttatgttcctcgagaaactctaatccgagaatcagtcgatctgattcttttcctggaattccttgaatatgaacTTCCAactctccgatattaatcagtccttggtaagttcatatcgtaggttgttccaaatagtatatggtattacaaggaaattgattcctttgttttgtaatatcaaatactatctCTACTTCCTTCCACCCTTCTGTGCATCTAAGCTTTCCTATCGTAGAAAAGCTTTTTAGCTCCTGTTGGATTTCTATGACAGACTTTTTAtcccatctgtaacttgtaattctatcaccttgaaaagatagtcttcttgattccagtctaagactttgatttctCTGTaaaatcggtttgtcttggatctggatatctgtttcctgtatcaaaggaaactcgactctttctggataaatttgCCTGAgctaaaacatataatatttttaaaaaatatagttaatttttttaaaatatatagctagtttttttaaaaatataagatattttttcgatataaaattatatatttcaaTATCATACCGAAATCTCTGTATACCACAATATTTCAGTCTAATAAATATGTTAATTATACATAACAAAAATTTCGATGTCGAAAATATCGGTATGCCAAGAATTTTTGGTACAGTATcgatataaatatttaatatcgAAATTTTCAATACAATTGTTTATCACGaaatttgcgggcgtgccaggcacgtgtTCGTGCCAAAATGGTGAAATAATCCGACTTCGTTTATCAAACGTTGCGAATCTCGATTCGGTCGTAAGTTCTAACTCCTTTGAAATGGCTTCAAAATTAAACATATAAACTGAGGAAAATAAATGAATTATAGAGAGAATCCATGGACAACATCAGACTTAAATATgttgttatgaattttgatcAACATTCTACAATAAAGTTGAAggaataagaaaatatattgtaCTGCTTGGAAAATGAGAAATGAGCGAACAATCAATGATAGAATTCTGCAGAGTTTTTGCTGAAGATttgttggatgattttgttgGGGGCCTCTTTCTGATCCTTCCTGCTGCTTTTGTAACGCTCCTCATGGAAGTTTCAACCACATTCCACAACCACTCACGTTGGGTCATGGCTCAACTTCTGTCATCGTGCTTTCTTGGACCGAACTGCAACTCTTCTTGGGCCAAAATGTTTGGGCTTCTGATTATGGGCTTCAAGGAATATTTTTTGGACACAACAATTGCCCCCCGTAGTCAATTTGGCCAGTGAGCCAATTTgactaattatatatttatccCACTTTGGCCCATATTCAAAACTTGGCATGGAGGCCATATTTTGTATCACAGTACCCTTCAGAGTTTGTCCAATAACAACCCTTGACGTGAATTCTTATTTTCTACTCCTTTCATTCCTCCTTCAAATAGACAAGCCCAAACCCACATCAATCTTCAAAATTTCGCCTTTACATAAACAAACTTTGATTCCTTCATTGTGTTCTCACTTACCAGTTATCGATTATTCGCAATTTGCCACCGGATCGTGGAGTGACCTGGACACCATTCAACTTTCAATTAAATTGCCACCCTCAAAGTCATTTGCATCCAGCCgtatcatctcaaaagagcagGTAGATTTCTACATTTTTTCTACTTCTTCATGACAAAAACATTGTAGAATATGTCAAATTTCATGATGCACTCAAGGTGTTTGTGCATAAGTCTGAATGAGTTTTTGGTAAGTAATAATGGGTGTTGCACTTCGACAAAGCGGCTACCTTGCTGTGCATATTCAGAGCTTGGCCTATGGCTAGTGCAACTTTTGTAATCTTCATATTGAGAACACAACCACACGAAGTGCTCTTCTTTTACCCAAATCATTAGCTAGCACTATATAAATTAGCTCTGATTGAGATGGTAAAGTCTGATAGATTTCAGAAGATGGAAATGAGGTATGTATAAATCACTCAACTTTTATTCACTTGGTCATCTTCCATCCTGCTTAGTAGATGCTCTTCTTCCTCGCTATaatgttgcattattatttgAGTATTCATAGTTTGTTGAGCAACACTTCGTTATTCATCACTTGGTTCCATTTATTTAGCAGGAATATCGTTGGAGAAATCGAGGATTTATCTCAAAGGCCAATACAAGTAAATACCTTAAAGACCAATAAAGATGAAAATTCCTCGTGGTAGTGCCGCTGGCCAATCAAAATTACCAAGCTTTGATGAATATCTCTGCAACCGGCTGAGCATATGCGTAAGGAGTGTCATGCTCATTGAGAGAAAATAAAACATGCAAACTAGGGACAATAGCTGTAATTTTTTGCACTTGTTTGCCATGATTTGGCAAGTTCTTTTTGTTTCGTGAATGTTGATGAATGACTAGAACTCAACTTTGCTGTTGGAATATAATGTTGTTTGGATATCTATTGCTTGGGGTTTGTTTGCAGGTATTCACATTTTTGGCGTACTATATTTACAAAGAAAACTCTGccaatttttttctaaaaagtgAACATCTCATAACGACGCAAACCAACGCAAATCAACACATATTCCCAATGAACGGCCAAACCacattttttcaaataaagCTCAACAAAGTTTCAAGACCTGCACTAAATGAACTTCGCTTTGTCACGGATTTGGCCAACTAACACAACAAATATTCCTCTCAAAATACATCAACTACATCGGATTCCATGAGCACTCACTTTATTTATTCACAATGCTCCATCATTATTTCCAAACTTCAGAAATGAATGGCTTAAAAGCCTATTCCTCACATATTTATAGAAACTCTTTACAAGACAATATGACAAATTCAAACAAAGTGGCCATCTAGCCTACTCTGTACCAATCTCCTTCGCATCTAGCTTCATGAACCCTTTGTCTCTGACATCCCTACCCAACTACTGGGATAATAATGCTTCAGATACTTGCCATTAATGCACTTTTTATGTGGCTCTCCATCCAGACTTGCCAACCAATATGTGTTTCCATCTAAAACTCGATGAACTTTGAACGGCCCTTCCCAGTTGGGCGACTTGCCGAATTCCTTGTCTTTGGATCCGAGGGGTAGAATCACCTTCCAAACCATGTCTCCCTCctcaaatattttcttattcACGCGTTTATTGTAATTTCTAGGCACCTTGGATTTCTGAAGCATCATAACATTATACGTTTGCATTCTCAACTCATCCAAAATTTCAAGTTCCATGATCATTGCCTCTGAGTCTAGGAGAAACCATGGCAGTAGGTTTGAGAACCTTCTCAACTGCTTATTTAACTTTTTGAGTTTCCATATACAATGCTCTTGGTTGTCCATTCACCTTGTAGTTACGAAACTTAATTGGACCAAAAGCTCCATCATAATATCTAGCTTCCACGGCATTGGAATTAGATTGATACGGCTGTGAATCAGCCTGTATCACTTCCACCTCATCCCCTTTCCACATTAACAATAATTGGTGCATGGATGATGGTACACAGTGATTGGAATGAATCCAATCCCTCCCTAACAAAGCATGGAAGCTAGCACTAGAATTGACTACGAAAAGGGCTGACATAGAGGATCGATACCCTACAGTAATATTTGCTGGTAAAACTCCCAAGGTTTTGGTGGATTCTCCAGTAAAAGCTGTCATAGAGACTTCTGTTGGAATCAATTCTTCCACACCTTTCCCCAACTTCTGCAGAATTTTGTGGGGTAGAATATTGATAGCAGATCCACTATTTATCAATAATCTAGATATATGTTTTCCATTAACATGCGCTGTGATATAAAGTggtttgatatgtttagtcatTTCATTGGTAGGTTTCGTCATAACCACTCTTTTCTCTTCATCAACGAGAACTCCAGTACAATATTTTGATACATTATTCTGGACGGAATCTGTAGCAATTTTATTTCCTATAAATCCACCAGACCCAaacattcttttgcatttgaaCTTATCTAGTAACATTAATGATCCTGTGGCACACTCAAATGAGACAAGAATCTGCCCTACCTTGAAGGTAGCTTTCTTGACCATGTTACTGTCTTCCACCAACAGCAAGTCATCACCTTCTTCCTCATTATCTTCAGTAGCCTTCCTCCCAAATTTTTGTTCTCTTTGAAAGAATCCTCCATCTTAGATCTGCGCTCAACATCTTTTTCTCTCAACACACGTCGTTTGGTCCGAGAAAGAGGTTTTGGGAACTTTTGATGTTCTACCCGTTTTCATATAC
This region of Primulina eburnea isolate SZY01 chromosome 14, ASM2296580v1, whole genome shotgun sequence genomic DNA includes:
- the LOC140812435 gene encoding uncharacterized protein → MIMELEILDELRMQTYNVMMLQKSKVPRNYNKRVNKKIFEEGDMVWKVILPLGSKDKEFGKSPNWEGPFKVHRVLDGNTYWLASLDGEPHKKCINGKYLKHYYPSSWVGMSETKGS